A window of the Streptomyces albireticuli genome harbors these coding sequences:
- the sucD gene encoding succinate--CoA ligase subunit alpha, producing the protein MAIFLTKDSKVIVQGMTGATGMKHTKLMLADGTNIVGGVNPRKAGTSVDFDGTEVPVFGSVKEAMEKTGADVSVLFVPPAFAKAAVVEAIDAEIPLAVVITEGIAVHDSAAFWAYASAKGNKTRIIGPNCPGLITPGQSNAGIIPGDITKPGKIGLVSKSGTLTYQMMYELRDIGFTSAVGIGGDPVIGTTHIDALEAFEADPETELIVMIGEIGGDAEERAADFIKANVTKPVVGYVAGFTAPEGKTMGHAGAIVSGSSGTAQAKKEALEAAGVKVGKTPSETARLARAALSA; encoded by the coding sequence ATGGCTATCTTCCTCACCAAGGACAGCAAGGTCATCGTCCAGGGGATGACCGGCGCCACGGGCATGAAGCACACCAAGCTCATGCTGGCCGACGGCACCAACATCGTCGGTGGCGTGAACCCGCGCAAGGCCGGCACGTCCGTCGACTTCGACGGCACCGAGGTCCCGGTCTTCGGCTCCGTCAAGGAGGCGATGGAGAAGACGGGCGCCGACGTGTCCGTCCTCTTCGTCCCGCCGGCCTTCGCCAAGGCCGCCGTCGTCGAGGCGATCGACGCCGAGATCCCGCTGGCCGTCGTCATCACCGAGGGCATCGCGGTGCACGACTCCGCCGCCTTCTGGGCGTACGCCTCGGCCAAGGGCAACAAGACCCGGATCATCGGCCCGAACTGCCCCGGTCTGATCACCCCGGGCCAGTCCAACGCCGGCATCATCCCGGGCGACATCACCAAGCCCGGCAAGATCGGTCTCGTGTCCAAGTCCGGCACGCTGACCTACCAGATGATGTACGAGCTCCGTGACATCGGCTTCACCTCGGCCGTCGGCATCGGTGGCGACCCGGTCATCGGCACCACGCACATCGACGCCCTGGAGGCCTTCGAGGCCGACCCGGAGACCGAGCTGATCGTCATGATCGGTGAGATCGGCGGCGACGCCGAGGAGCGTGCGGCCGACTTCATCAAGGCCAACGTCACCAAGCCGGTCGTCGGCTACGTCGCGGGCTTCACCGCCCCCGAGGGCAAGACGATGGGCCACGCCGGTGCGATCGTGTCCGGTTCCTCCGGCACCGCGCAGGCGAAGAAGGAGGCCCTCGAGGCCGCGGGCGTGAAGGTCGGCAAGACGCCGTCCGAGACCGCCCGTCTCGCGCGCGCCGCGCTCAGCGCCTGA
- a CDS encoding DUF5691 domain-containing protein — translation MTVTWDDLLSAALLGTGRRTPPIPPRPGQDGAAALLDAAALHTVRRRAGLRPAVVRERPGVAPEDPRPEPPPAARRRLALLLADRSAPGQGGGRRGAAPDLTELLPQWLAAADRHGYRAPAPLLPALLEAGRARTDLRAAALTLGGPRARWLAGLNPQWKYALRAGPDGSPPVRRSAGAPAGGGDAEAAQRLWEEGLFAERVSALAALRRRDPAAGRELLAGTWAAERAEDRLMFLDGLRPELSPDDEPFLERALSDRSRNVRATAAELLTALPGSALAARMAERARSCVALERTDGAVRIVVEAPHECDKGMQRDGVSPKPPNGRGERSWWLTQVVAATPPAVWCERFGGLGPEEVVALPVADGWQPDLHAAWCRAAVRQRDAAWSRALLGPATAPPTAEGSSWKDPARLLSALEPGERAEWVADFVAVHGLSDAFRLLGVCAVPWAEPLGRAVVDALDIARDAGSYPWSFSGVMGLAERCLDPAQADRLEVLTALPEDSPEPAGAPGAAAYWSEAFQRLVGTLRLRATMWAELAG, via the coding sequence ATGACCGTCACCTGGGACGACCTCCTCTCCGCCGCCCTGCTCGGCACCGGGCGGCGCACCCCGCCCATCCCTCCCCGGCCCGGCCAGGACGGCGCCGCCGCGCTCCTGGACGCCGCCGCCCTGCACACCGTGCGGCGGCGGGCCGGGCTACGGCCCGCCGTGGTGCGGGAGCGGCCCGGGGTCGCGCCGGAGGATCCTCGGCCGGAGCCGCCGCCCGCGGCGCGGCGGCGGCTGGCGCTGCTGCTCGCCGACCGGTCCGCGCCCGGCCAGGGGGGCGGGCGGCGCGGGGCCGCGCCCGATCTCACGGAGCTGCTGCCCCAGTGGCTGGCCGCCGCCGATCGGCACGGGTACCGCGCCCCGGCCCCGCTGCTGCCCGCGCTGCTCGAAGCGGGGCGGGCGCGCACCGACCTCCGGGCGGCGGCCCTCACCCTCGGCGGGCCGCGGGCCCGGTGGCTGGCCGGGCTGAACCCTCAGTGGAAGTACGCGCTGCGCGCGGGCCCCGACGGCTCACCGCCCGTTCGCCGCTCCGCCGGGGCACCGGCGGGCGGCGGGGACGCCGAGGCGGCACAGCGCCTTTGGGAGGAGGGCCTCTTCGCCGAGCGCGTCTCCGCCCTGGCCGCTCTACGGCGGCGGGACCCGGCGGCGGGCCGGGAACTGCTCGCGGGCACCTGGGCGGCCGAGCGGGCCGAGGACCGCCTGATGTTCCTCGACGGGCTGCGCCCGGAACTCTCCCCGGACGACGAGCCGTTCCTGGAGCGCGCCCTGTCCGACCGCAGCCGCAACGTCCGGGCCACGGCGGCCGAGCTGCTGACGGCGCTGCCCGGCTCCGCGCTCGCCGCGCGGATGGCCGAACGGGCGCGGAGCTGCGTCGCCCTGGAGCGTACGGACGGCGCCGTACGGATCGTCGTCGAGGCGCCGCACGAGTGCGACAAGGGGATGCAGCGCGACGGCGTCTCCCCCAAGCCGCCGAACGGGCGCGGCGAGCGGTCGTGGTGGCTGACGCAGGTCGTGGCGGCGACCCCGCCGGCCGTGTGGTGCGAGCGGTTCGGCGGTCTGGGCCCGGAGGAGGTCGTGGCGCTGCCCGTCGCGGACGGCTGGCAGCCGGATCTGCACGCGGCCTGGTGCCGGGCCGCCGTCCGGCAGCGGGACGCGGCCTGGTCCCGGGCCCTGCTCGGGCCCGCCACGGCGCCGCCCACGGCGGAGGGTTCGTCCTGGAAGGACCCGGCGAGACTGCTCTCCGCGCTGGAGCCCGGGGAGCGGGCGGAGTGGGTGGCGGACTTCGTCGCCGTGCACGGGCTCTCGGACGCGTTCCGGCTGCTGGGGGTGTGCGCGGTGCCCTGGGCGGAGCCGCTGGGCCGCGCGGTCGTCGACGCCCTCGACATCGCGCGGGACGCGGGCAGCTACCCCTGGAGCTTCAGCGGGGTGATGGGCCTCGCCGAGCGCTGCCTGGACCCCGCGCAGGCGGACCGCCTGGAGGTGCTCACGGCGCTTCCGGAGGACTCGCCGGAGCCGGCGGGGGCGCCGGGTGCGGCGGCGTACTGGTCGGAGGCGTTTCAGCGGCTGGTGGGGACGTTGCGGTTGCGGGCGACGATGTGGGCGGAGCTCGCGGGGTGA
- the sucC gene encoding ADP-forming succinate--CoA ligase subunit beta has product MDLFEYQARDLFAKHGVPVLAGEVIDTPEAAREATERLGGKSVVKAQVKVGGRGKAGGVKLAATPDEAVARATDILGMDIKGHTVHKVMIAETAPEIVEEYYVSYLLDRTNRTFLAMASVQGGMDIEEVAEKTPEALAKVPVDSNEGVTIEKAREIVAQAKFPAEVAEKVAEVMVTLWKTFVAEDALLVEVNPLAKVAGGDILALDGKVSLDENADFRQPEHEALEDKAAANPLEAAAKAKGLNYVKLDGEVGIIGNGAGLVMSTLDVVAYAGENHGNVKPANFLDIGGGASAEVMANGLEIILGDPDVKSVFVNVFGGITACDEVANGIVQALELLKSKGEAVTKPLVVRLDGNNAELGRKILSDANHPLVQRVDTMDGAADKAAELAAAK; this is encoded by the coding sequence GTGGACCTGTTCGAGTACCAGGCGAGGGACCTCTTCGCCAAGCACGGTGTACCGGTGCTGGCCGGTGAAGTCATCGACACGCCTGAGGCGGCGCGCGAGGCCACCGAGCGGCTGGGCGGCAAGTCGGTCGTCAAGGCGCAGGTGAAGGTCGGCGGCCGCGGCAAGGCCGGCGGCGTGAAGCTGGCCGCCACGCCGGACGAGGCCGTCGCCCGCGCGACGGACATCCTCGGCATGGACATCAAGGGCCACACGGTCCACAAGGTGATGATCGCCGAGACCGCTCCCGAGATCGTCGAGGAGTACTACGTCTCGTACCTCCTCGACCGCACCAACCGCACCTTCCTGGCCATGGCCTCGGTGCAGGGCGGCATGGACATCGAGGAGGTCGCGGAGAAGACCCCCGAGGCCCTCGCGAAGGTCCCGGTCGACTCCAACGAGGGTGTGACGATCGAGAAGGCCCGCGAGATCGTCGCCCAGGCGAAGTTCCCGGCCGAGGTGGCCGAGAAGGTCGCCGAGGTCATGGTGACCCTGTGGAAGACCTTCGTCGCCGAGGACGCGCTCCTCGTCGAGGTCAACCCGCTCGCCAAGGTCGCCGGCGGCGACATCCTGGCCCTCGACGGCAAGGTCTCGCTCGACGAGAACGCCGACTTCCGCCAGCCGGAGCACGAGGCGCTCGAGGACAAGGCCGCGGCCAACCCCCTCGAGGCCGCCGCCAAGGCCAAGGGCCTCAACTACGTCAAGCTCGACGGTGAGGTCGGCATCATCGGCAACGGCGCGGGTCTCGTCATGAGCACCCTCGACGTCGTCGCCTACGCCGGTGAGAACCACGGCAACGTCAAGCCGGCCAACTTCCTCGACATCGGTGGTGGCGCCTCCGCCGAGGTCATGGCCAACGGTCTTGAGATCATCCTCGGCGACCCGGACGTCAAGTCCGTGTTCGTCAACGTCTTCGGTGGCATCACCGCCTGTGACGAGGTCGCCAACGGCATCGTCCAGGCCCTGGAGCTGCTCAAGAGCAAGGGCGAGGCCGTCACCAAGCCGCTCGTCGTGCGCCTCGACGGCAACAACGCGGAGCTGGGTCGCAAGATCCTGTCCGACGCCAACCACCCGCTCGTGCAGCGCGTGGACACCATGGACGGCGCGGCCGACAAGGCCGCCGAGCTGGCTGCGGCTAAGTAA
- a CDS encoding DUF5682 family protein, producing MTGPAAPALLGVRHHGPGSARAVRAALDQRRPGAVLIEGPPEADPLVHLAADPGMRPPVALLAHVPEDPGRAAFWPFADFSPEWTALRWALDHGVPVRFIDLPVTHTLALRDPDREPGPEGSGARSAPEADPLAALAAAAGHDDPELWWEDAVEHRRGGGPAGGDALAPFEALAEAMTELRAGYGEGNRGGRDEGGHGIRDALREAHMRLKLREARREFGDGIAAVCGAWHVPALAEKRTVAEDRQALKGLPKVKAEISWVPWTHRRLARRSGYGAGIDSPGWYAHLFHAPDRPVERWLTEVARLLREEDFPVSSAHVIEAVRLADTLAALRGRPLAGLTETTDAARAVMCDGSDVPLALVRERLVVGDALGEIPDESPATPLQRDLTRLQRTLRLKPEAAERDCELDLRKDTDAARSRLLHRLRLLGVDWGEPVRSRGGLGTFRETWRLRWEPELSVRVAEAAAWGTTVEGAATAKAESRAVAAPALADLTSLAERCLLAGLPDALPTVMRVLADRAALDTDVAHLAKALPALVRSVRYGDVRRTDATALGEVAAGLAERVFVGLPAACAGLDTDAAAEMRGHLDAVHQAVGLLAETGRARTPVPHGTEGAAPGRVPEGGPGPVLPGGTGTGTGADRDRQERWAGVLRVLAEREGLPGEIRGRAARLLLDDRRLTEDRAARLMGRALSAGTEPAGAAAWIEGFLGDGSAGGMLLVHDESLLALVDAWLVGVPPAAFTAVLPLLRRTFSAYEPGVRRTLGELVRRGSPGGPGSRPPLPGGQDTRGFGPGLDEERAAAVLPTLHALLGTGPDPGGDGSDGREGSGGSARSDGGCDGHALATALDGADRADGADRADRVDGTYEMAGAEEKDRTAGVDGTSRTAGVGRTDRTGSTTGPDQAEEGAAPPAVLATTGAAIEGTGR from the coding sequence ATGACCGGGCCCGCCGCCCCGGCGCTGCTCGGGGTGCGCCACCACGGCCCCGGCTCCGCGCGGGCCGTCCGGGCCGCGCTCGATCAGCGCCGGCCGGGCGCCGTGCTGATCGAGGGACCGCCCGAGGCGGACCCGCTCGTCCACCTCGCGGCCGACCCGGGGATGCGGCCCCCGGTGGCCCTGCTCGCCCATGTGCCGGAGGACCCCGGGCGCGCCGCGTTCTGGCCGTTCGCCGACTTCTCCCCGGAGTGGACCGCCCTGCGCTGGGCCCTGGACCACGGCGTGCCCGTGCGGTTCATCGACCTGCCCGTGACGCACACCCTCGCCCTGCGGGACCCCGACCGGGAGCCGGGACCGGAAGGGTCCGGCGCGCGGTCCGCGCCGGAAGCCGATCCACTGGCCGCCCTCGCGGCCGCCGCCGGTCACGACGACCCCGAGCTGTGGTGGGAGGACGCCGTCGAGCACCGCCGGGGCGGGGGCCCGGCCGGAGGCGACGCGCTCGCCCCCTTCGAGGCCCTCGCCGAGGCCATGACCGAACTGCGGGCCGGGTACGGCGAAGGAAACCGGGGTGGCCGTGATGAGGGCGGCCACGGCATCCGGGACGCCCTGCGCGAGGCGCACATGCGGCTGAAGCTGCGGGAAGCGCGCAGGGAGTTCGGCGACGGCATCGCCGCCGTCTGCGGCGCCTGGCACGTGCCGGCCCTCGCGGAGAAGCGCACGGTCGCCGAGGACCGCCAGGCGCTGAAGGGACTCCCCAAGGTCAAGGCCGAGATCAGCTGGGTGCCCTGGACCCACCGGCGCCTCGCCCGCCGCAGCGGCTACGGCGCGGGCATCGACTCGCCCGGCTGGTACGCCCATCTCTTCCACGCCCCCGACCGGCCCGTCGAGCGCTGGCTCACCGAGGTCGCGCGCCTGCTGCGGGAGGAGGACTTCCCGGTCTCCTCCGCGCACGTCATCGAGGCCGTACGGCTCGCGGACACCCTCGCCGCCCTGCGGGGCCGGCCGCTCGCCGGGCTCACCGAGACCACCGACGCGGCCCGGGCCGTGATGTGCGACGGCTCCGACGTCCCCCTCGCGCTCGTGCGGGAGCGGCTCGTCGTCGGCGACGCCCTGGGCGAGATCCCCGACGAGTCCCCCGCCACCCCCCTCCAGCGCGACCTCACCCGGCTCCAGCGCACCCTGCGCCTCAAGCCCGAGGCCGCGGAGCGGGACTGCGAGCTCGACCTCCGTAAGGACACCGACGCCGCCCGCAGCAGACTGCTGCACCGGCTGCGGCTCCTCGGCGTCGACTGGGGGGAACCGGTGCGCTCGCGCGGCGGCCTGGGCACCTTCCGCGAGACCTGGCGGCTCCGCTGGGAGCCGGAGCTGTCCGTGCGGGTGGCCGAGGCCGCCGCCTGGGGCACCACGGTGGAGGGCGCCGCGACCGCGAAGGCGGAGTCCCGGGCCGTCGCTGCCCCGGCCCTCGCCGACCTCACCTCCCTCGCCGAGCGCTGCCTGCTCGCCGGGCTGCCCGACGCCCTCCCCACCGTGATGCGCGTCCTCGCCGACCGCGCCGCGCTCGACACGGACGTCGCCCATCTGGCCAAGGCCCTTCCCGCACTCGTCCGCTCCGTCCGGTACGGCGATGTGCGCCGTACGGACGCCACGGCGCTCGGAGAGGTCGCGGCGGGCCTCGCCGAGCGCGTCTTCGTCGGCCTCCCCGCCGCGTGCGCGGGGCTCGACACGGACGCGGCGGCCGAGATGCGGGGACATCTGGACGCCGTGCACCAGGCGGTCGGCCTGCTGGCCGAGACCGGCCGGGCGCGTACGCCGGTGCCGCACGGCACGGAAGGAGCCGCACCGGGGCGGGTTCCCGAGGGTGGCCCGGGCCCCGTTCTCCCCGGCGGCACCGGCACCGGCACCGGCGCCGACCGTGACAGACAGGAGCGCTGGGCCGGGGTGCTCCGGGTGCTCGCCGAACGGGAGGGGCTGCCCGGAGAAATACGGGGCAGGGCCGCGCGGCTGCTGCTCGACGACCGGCGGCTGACCGAGGACAGGGCCGCCCGCCTCATGGGCCGCGCCCTCTCGGCCGGCACCGAGCCCGCCGGGGCCGCCGCCTGGATCGAGGGCTTCCTCGGCGACGGAAGCGCGGGCGGCATGCTGCTCGTCCACGACGAGAGCCTGCTCGCCCTCGTCGACGCCTGGCTCGTCGGCGTGCCGCCCGCCGCCTTCACGGCCGTCCTGCCGCTGCTGCGCCGCACCTTCTCCGCCTACGAGCCGGGGGTGCGCCGCACGCTCGGCGAGCTCGTCCGCCGGGGGAGTCCGGGCGGCCCGGGCAGCCGTCCGCCCTTGCCCGGCGGGCAGGACACCCGCGGCTTCGGCCCCGGGCTCGACGAGGAGCGGGCGGCGGCCGTCCTGCCGACGCTGCACGCGCTGCTGGGCACCGGACCGGATCCGGGCGGGGACGGAAGCGACGGCCGCGAGGGAAGCGGCGGGAGCGCACGAAGCGACGGTGGGTGCGACGGGCATGCCCTGGCCACAGCGCTGGACGGGGCGGACAGGGCGGACGGGGCGGACAGGGCGGACAGGGTGGACGGGACGTACGAAATGGCCGGGGCGGAGGAGAAGGACAGGACGGCCGGGGTGGACGGGACGTCCAGGACGGCCGGGGTGGGCCGGACGGACAGGACGGGCAGCACGACCGGGCCGGACCAGGCGGAGGAGGGGGCCGCCCCGCCCGCCGTGCTCGCCACCACCGGCGCGGCCATAGAGGGGACGGGACGATGA
- a CDS encoding ATP-binding protein: MTVPGIATEALRPHAEDAFAEELGALAAADDRPRPARWKLSPWAVATYLLGGTLPDGAVITPKYVGPRRIVEVAVTTLATDRALLLLGVPGTAKTWVSEHLAAAVSGDSTLLVQGTAGTPEEAIRYGWNYARLLADGPSREALVPSPVMRAMAGGTTVRVEELTRMPADVQDTLITVLSEKTLPIPELGQEVQAVRGFNLIATANDRDRGVNELSSALRRRFNTVVLPLPATPEAEVDIVSRRVGQLGRSLDLPAVPDGVDEIRRVVTVFRELRDGVTTDGRTKLKSPSGTLSTAEAISVVTGGLALAAHFGDGVLRAGDVAAGILGAVVRDPAADRLVWQEYLEAVVREREGWQDFYRACREVSA; encoded by the coding sequence GTGACCGTGCCCGGAATCGCCACCGAAGCCCTGCGACCGCACGCGGAGGACGCCTTCGCCGAGGAGCTCGGGGCCCTCGCCGCGGCCGACGACCGCCCCAGGCCCGCGCGTTGGAAGCTGTCGCCGTGGGCGGTCGCCACGTATCTGCTCGGCGGCACGCTGCCCGACGGCGCGGTGATCACACCGAAGTACGTGGGCCCGCGCCGCATCGTCGAGGTCGCCGTCACCACGCTCGCCACCGACCGGGCGCTGCTCCTCCTCGGCGTGCCCGGCACCGCCAAGACCTGGGTCTCCGAGCACCTCGCCGCCGCGGTCAGCGGCGACTCCACCCTGCTCGTCCAGGGCACGGCCGGCACCCCGGAGGAGGCGATCCGCTACGGCTGGAACTACGCCCGGTTGCTCGCCGACGGCCCCAGCCGCGAGGCGCTCGTGCCCAGCCCCGTCATGCGCGCGATGGCCGGCGGCACCACGGTCCGGGTCGAGGAGCTCACCCGCATGCCCGCCGACGTGCAGGACACCCTCATCACCGTGCTGTCCGAGAAGACGCTTCCCATCCCCGAGCTGGGGCAGGAGGTGCAGGCCGTGCGCGGGTTCAACCTGATCGCCACGGCCAACGACCGGGACCGCGGGGTCAACGAGCTCTCCAGCGCCCTGCGCCGCCGCTTCAACACCGTCGTGCTGCCGCTGCCCGCCACGCCCGAGGCCGAGGTCGACATCGTCTCCCGGCGCGTCGGCCAGCTCGGCCGCTCCCTCGACCTGCCCGCCGTCCCCGACGGCGTCGACGAGATCCGGCGCGTCGTCACCGTCTTCCGGGAGCTGCGCGACGGCGTCACCACCGACGGCCGCACCAAGCTCAAGTCGCCCTCGGGCACGCTCTCGACCGCCGAGGCGATCTCCGTCGTCACGGGCGGCCTCGCCCTGGCCGCGCACTTCGGCGACGGCGTGCTGCGCGCCGGGGACGTGGCCGCCGGGATCCTGGGCGCCGTCGTCCGCGACCCGGCCGCCGACCGGCTCGTCTGGCAGGAGTACCTGGAGGCCGTCGTCCGCGAGCGCGAGGGCTGGCAGGACTTCTACCGCGCCTGCCGAGAGGTCTCCGCATGA